From the genome of Excalfactoria chinensis isolate bCotChi1 chromosome 14, bCotChi1.hap2, whole genome shotgun sequence, one region includes:
- the VWA3A gene encoding von Willebrand factor A domain-containing protein 3A, with protein MDARIRKIAQCLDNGQFLDKLGKTTEMKKILSKKVQTAEEWLRNYSLESLQLTLEHLVNEGTISLDSGSGVEEIELAEEAVTNFEARVSEVVELYQQRIQWLLKDSRKVFGLVKGNKVGLVVDVSGLSDRSRLEGFQKDLLSLIDEQLCYKKQLYCLSFGTEISPLWESPKSIGVHVLGEARQWVQQLTPAGGCNLLKALKHVLTMKELNSLVIIMHNCPDQSSEILADYTQQCMLGRKLLVHAATYDCSSPAAIASVKNLAETVSGRYHCYSSKGENSDSSDVNLLLQESHKAKELLKSIKQAFRRHVDGSLISETADVSTEVANAAVPSFLPKPPGHEGPLIIQTPHFLARTSTDWLKTNGLKAKKLNLYQVLAPNAFSPVEEFVPILQKTVSSTLHEKAMMQFEWHDGTVKNIHVDLPVLYKYQKLLAKMVRIYEKRINWLSVASRRIWGTVCERRVVILVDISVTNSMCIIHIQHSLRLLLEEQMSNTDCFNIIAFGSHIEPWQLELVPSHPENLQKAWRWVLRLQCSGSRNFMSALRRAVEIDFKEKDKHISQGLYLLTTGIPDQEIHTISAYVAEACRGFDLQLHVCLFSIMEDADSFGIIPARYATPMETAIAFKEIVQSANGRFHWFGEAGVFESDDITAIVSEMEKAKNYSQKCAFLVESLKQRSGNEPASPFLAEADATMIVMKEKRRPQKLPSPKPTALSLARMHIKDKRGEEKNTFIRAPAWRPTSAKAEIPPVQTIKQWPQAENRRKYKPRKQPECSVSVFYTGKGRNVGTVYRHYPKTVCIRKHVPSVRLPKKEEICSSKEWLTKYSIKKLKLELPRLMFGPGCTHQKKIVESLHKKVSAKYCAIFPSVEINGVVRHLQVQSKELEMYTEQMEKVLLRYLQRIQWLLSGSRRLFGTILEANVCVLIDTSGSMDPYLPHITKELTSLIWEQLRKNEVRFNLLRFAENTESWRDRLVEATDKTCHDAVQWVSKFHAHGDTRILMALQKALSFQDVEALYILTDGKPDTSCNLILKEIERLRKQQDIKIHTISFSCVDREANEFLKKLASQTGGRYHCSFGVVDGQLAAHRMLTEGFSDEDDPVFPRFEGDDLKKLAEEVTKARGFLKQAKSLRLLLQKWNINQKDNSVFKSSAQD; from the exons ATGGATGCACGCATCAGGAAGATAGCGCAGTGCTTGGACAATGGTCAGTTCTTGGATAAACTGGGTAAG acaacagaaatgaagaaaatactgtCTAAAAAGGTGCAAACCGCAGAAGAATGGCTAAGAAACTACAGTTTAGAATCCTTGCAATTAACATTAGAGCATCTGGTGAATGAAGGCACTATTAGTTT GGATTCAGGAAGCGGTGTTGAGGAGATAGAGTTGGCAGAAGAGGCTGTTACCAATTTTGAGGCCAGAGTTTCCGA GGTGGTTGAACTTTATCAGCAACGAATTCAGTGGCTGTTGAAGGACAGCAGAAAG GTGTTTGGCCTtgtaaaaggaaacaaagttgGACTAGTGGTTGATGTGTCTGGTCTGAGTGACAGATCTAGACTAGAGGGTTTTCAGAAAGATCTTTTG TCCTTAATAGACGAACAGCTCTGTTATAAGAAGCAATTGTACTGCCTCTCATTTGGTACGGAAATTTCACCTCTCTGGGAGAGCCCAAAAAGCATTGGTGTTCATGT gctGGGTGAAGCAAGACAGTGGGTACAGCAGCTGACACCTGCAGGAGGCTGCAATTTGCTGAAAGCCTTAAAACATGTCCTTACAATGAAAGAGCTGAATTCTCTGGTGATTATAATGCACAACTG CCCTGATCAGTCTTCGGAAATACTGGCAGACTATACTCAGCAATGCATGCTAGGGAGAAAGCTTCTGGTTCATGCTGCTACATATGATTGCAGCAGTCCTGCTGCTATT GCATCTGTAAAAAACCTTGCAGAAACTGTCAGTGGCCGTTATCATTGCTACTCTTCAAAGGGAGAG AATTCTGATAGTAGTGATGTTAATCTACTACTTCAGGAATCCCACAAGGCTAAGGAGCTACTCAAGAGTATTAAGCAGGCTTTTCGAAGGCATGTTGATGGCTCACTTATTAGTGAAACTGCAGAT gTTTCCACAGAAGTTGCAAATGCAgcagttccttccttcctaccaAAGCCTCCAGGGCACGAAGGACCATTAATTATTCAAACACCGCATTTCCTGGCCAGAACTTCAACAGACTGGTTGAAGACAAATGGATTGAAAG CCAAGAAGTTAAACCTTTACCAAGTTTTGGCTCCCAATGCTTTTTCTCCTGTGGAAGAATTTGTACCTATTCTTCAAAAAACAGTATCATCAACTCTACAtgag AAAGCTATGATGCAGTTTGAATGGCATGATGGAACTGTGAAAAATATTCATGTTGACCTGCCAGTATTATACAAGTATCAG AAACTCCTTGCTAAAATGGTAAGAATCTATGAGAAACGAATTAACTGGCTGTCTGTTGCTAGCAGAAGAATTTGGGGAACTGTTTGTGAGAGGAG GGTGGTTATACTTGTTGACATATCGGTGACAAACTCCATGTGCATCATCCATATCCAGCATTCTTTGCGACTTCTACTTGAGGAGCAAATGTCAAATACGGATTGCTTCAATATTATAGC ATTTGGGAGCCACATTGAGCCTTGGCAGCTGGAACTTGTTCCTTCCCACCCAGAAAACTTACAAAAAGCTTGGAG GTGGGTATTGAGGTTGCAGTGCAGTGGGAGTAGGAATTTCATGAGTGCTCTCAGAAGAGCTGTGGAAATAGACTTCAAAGAGAAGGATAAACACATATCACAAGGACTTTACCTGCTGACTACTGGAATACCTGATCAGGAAATA CACACAATCAGTGCCTACGTGGCTGAGGCTTGCAGAGGTTTTGATTTACAGCTTCATGTCTGTCTGTTCAGCATAATGGAGGATGCTGACTCCTTTGGGATTATTCCAGCCCGCTATGCTACCCCAATGGAAACTGCCATTGCTTTCAAAGAAATAGTACAGTCTGCCAATGGGAGATTCCATTGGTTTGGAGAAGCAG GTGTTTTTGAAAGTGATGATATCACTGCTATAgtatctgaaatggaaaaagcgAAGAACTACTCTCAGAAG TGTGCGTTCTTAGTGGAATCCTTAAAGCAGCGTTCAGGAAATGAGCCTGCTAGTCCATTTCTAGCAGAAGCAGATGCAACCATGATTGtcatgaaggagaaaagaaggccaCAGAAGTTGCCATCTCCAAAACCTACAGCTCTGAGTCTGGCTAGAATG CATATTAAAGACAAACGTggtgaagagaaaaataccttCATAAGAGCACCGGCATGGCGTCCCACCAGTGCAAAAGCAGAAATTCCACCAG tacaaacaataaaacaatgGCCTCAGGCTgagaatagaagaaaatataaaccaAGGAAACAGCCAGAGTGTTCTGTGTCAGTATTTTATACtggcaaaggaagaaatgtgg GTACAGTGTATCGACATTATCCCAAGACTGTTTGCATAAGAAAGCATGTTCCCTCCGTCAGATTGccaaaaaaagaggaaatctgTTCAAGCAAGGAG TGGCTGACAAAGTACAGTATTAAAAAGCTTAAACTGGAGTTGCCCAGACTGATGTTTGGTCCAGGCTGCACTCACCAAAAGAAAATTGTGGAGTCTCTGCACAAGAAAGTATCGGCAAAATACTGCGCTATCTTCCCTAGTGTAGAAATCAAT GGGGTTGTGAGACATCTGCAGGTTCAGTCTAAAGAACTGGAAATGTACACTGAACAAATGGAGAAGGTGTTGCTACGCTATCTACAGAGAATACAGTGGCTTCTCTCAG GAAGTCGAAGATTGTTTGGTACCATTTTAGAAGCAAATGTCTGTGTTTTGATTGATACATCTGGTTCCATGGACCCGTATTTGCCACATATCACAAAGGAACTTACCTCCCTTAtctgggagcagctgagaaaaaatgaagtcag GTTTAACCTGCTGAGATttgcagaaaatacagagagTTGGAGGGACCGTCTTGTAGAAGCTACTGATAAAACATGTCACGATGCTGTGCAGTGGGTGTCCAAATTCCATGCTCATGGTGACACCCGTATCCTTATGGCTTTACAG AAAGCTCTCAGTTTCCAAGATGTAGAGGCATTGTATATACTGACCGATGGAAAACCAGATACCAGTTGCAAtctgattttgaaagaaattgaaagatTGAGAAAGCAACAAGATATTAAAATCCACACCATTTCTTTTAGCTGTGTAGACAG AGAAGCAAATGAATTTCTGAAGAAGCTTGCTTCCCAAACAGGAGGGCGCTACCACTGCAGCTTTGGAGTTGTGGATGGACAATTAGCAGCACACCGAATGCTGACAGAAGGATTCAGTGATGAGGAT GATCCAGTTTTCCCACGCTTTGAAGGAGATGATTTAAAGAAACTTGCTGAAGAAGTAACAAAAGCTAGAGGTTTTTTAAAGCAGGCAAAATCTTTGAG GCTATTGCTACAAAAATGGAATATTAACCAAAAGGACAATTCTGTCTTTAAGAGCAGTGCTCAG GATTAA